From Syngnathus typhle isolate RoL2023-S1 ecotype Sweden linkage group LG5, RoL_Styp_1.0, whole genome shotgun sequence:
TGTCAAAAGACTAAAACTAATGAAAAAACTTATCATTAAAAAGACATAAGAAGTATGCAAATTTGcttttaaaattaattaaaattaagcgagtttaaaaaaaaagtcaaaatgattTAATCTAAAATGCATAAAAATTAGCACCTGTCAAAGACCCACAAAAACGAGATCAATAGAGAAATACGCAGAGGAAAGCCCAGCATCTTgtaacgcttttttttttctctctatttatttgcatttttttcactCCTTTACATGTTTGTCTTGTCCTATTGCAGGAGTGACTCACACCTGACAGTGACATGAGGTTGAGTTAATAGCACATTGTTAAATGTCAAAGCAGGGCTTCTGCTCGAGTAAACAGCACATCAGAGCGCTCCCCAAACTTCATCATGTGTTTGGTTTTATTATCACACCAACATGTTCAGTATCATCACCGAGAGGAGAGTGAAAAGAGTCACCAGGATGCCATTTTGGTGAAGGATCAGTTGGAACAATCCATTGCTTCATTGGATCTGTAAGTTTGAGAAACCTCAATGGCGTGCCATCTCTGTGTGTGTTCGTCTACTGGCAGCATCCGCGGGCATGGCTGACATTGTGATTGGAGTCGACGTGCTCGTACAAGCGATGGAGGCTCCTGTCAGTCTGATGTTCTTCTACTGCCGTGTGCCAATGTAGATTGACAGAATGGTATGCTGGAGAAGGCCAAAGCAATGTGAGCTGTTGTCTTTTTGCTTGTAGGCCCTCGGGAAGAGCACACCTCGGCTGAGCAGCCACAGCTTGCGCCCCTCCGCCCTCAGCTGATTGCTATCCATGAAGGCATTTTGCTGTGGAAGAACATGAGCCGACCGACCATATCGAACGCCTTTGAGAGGGTCGAGACTTGAAATTGTGAGCCAGGCCACTTCACACCAAATCAATTATCTCTGATATTGAAAATGTTTGAGACACATTTCAGCATCTAAAAAGAAATATTACTTGTCCCAGAAGAATGGCTGCTATTATATTTGCTGCAAAAAATGggaacaaaaaatatatttttccatCTCCTCGCGCTGCAATGGCCATTTAGTTTCTTACAGGCTCACCGGACACAGACATTAGCTTTAAAGGTGACACCTTAATGATGGAACTGTATGTGTCTCAATTTACCAGACTAACTTCATTTGATGCACTCTGCTGTCACAGAACCAATGGGAGATCTCTTCCGGTGTGCAATCTTTTTAATACGCTTGCTGCTAAAAGCGATGGATTTGATTTATCATTTATCAGGTTTTCTTAATAAGAGCATTTTAGCCTCTGTGATTCTATTCAAGGAAGCGGTACACTTGGCTATCAACAGCTTTCTGGATTTATACAGTAAATGAGGCCTTCTTGTGGCCTTCATTTGCATCAGGTCTGACATTTTCAAAACTGATTTGGTAAATAGATGTTGTGTAGGCCAGTATGATGCAGCACTTATCTTTGCGTGGTTATAATGTGCAAATATCATTCCCAATGCTTTCATACTCCTAATTCTAAAAAGGCTTTATTTACAACTTCTCCTAAAAATTCTAATGTGGCTTTCATCAATCCAAACTTCATCACATATACAAGGTTATGACGAAATCTTCCTTGCATTGCAAAAAGATCCTCTCTGGTGAATCGAGGCGTATATCAAGGCCCCGCCCACAGCGCCCGCTCACCACCCACGCCCCACCCCTCATGGAGCTGCTCCTGTGGCTGACTTTTCGCAGTCCGGTGGGCCCAACAGATCTCAGTGGTCATGGCCGGTAGTCTGATCCACCACGGGTCCCCAAAACCCGGATACGCGTCCAACGCGGTCCAGATGCCAATCATCACGCAAACTGACTCAAGGGACAAATGGAGCAAAAAGATGGACTTTCTCTTGTCTGTCGTGGGCTTTGCTGTAGACTTGGGAAATGTTTGGAGGTTTCCTTACATATGTTACCAGAACGGTGGCGGtgagatattatttttttacttttatcatTGTTCATCTATGTTAAGTAGGCCATTTGCATGTAATTTTAAGAATAATCAGCAAACACGCTACAAGTGCACGCACGCTGTCCATGGTACTGAAAGTAGCGTGTTTCTCgaagaattaccgtattttctgaaAAAGAGGACTAAATGACATTCATTTTATGTCATGTTTAGAAGACCagaaaatcgttttttttaaatcacattcaAATTTAACAGATTTTAAGAAGCCAATGACACACAATCTCCACCAGCACATCAAAACAACGAATAATAAACTTACACTTCTAAACAAATAAATTaccatttttaaatgtgttacTATAATTAGGGTGATATTTGTTCAGGAGCTGTTCGTTTTTAACCACACTTGTGATTAGATTATTGAATTCAAATTGAATTATTGTAAATCCCATAGATAGCATAAAGTTTATTAGCAATTTCATTAGCAAATGTGGTTTGTGCCAACGAAATTGACTGCAGAAAAATGCAATCAGGTAAATCACAATGAAACATTTTAATTGAAGCCTCTTAAACATACATCTTCACTTTGCCTGTCATTATATTACAAACTATAAATATAAATAGTTATCCTGAATACAATACTTTGTGGAACAGTGTATCCTAATTTTGGCTGGTGTGCcttcgtctgtgtgtgtgtgtgtgtgtgtgtgcgtgcgcatgtgagAGTGCAGGAGCTTTTCTCATCCCTTATATTCTGATGGCCATCTTTGGCGGGGTGCCGCTCTTTTATATGGAGCTGGCTCTGGGACAGTTCCACAGAACTGGAGCCATATCCATATGGAAACACATTTGTCCCATCTTCAAAGGTAAGCCAAATGCAGCCAGGAAATCTATCATATTATCTACACTTtgacaacaataaaaaatgCTGTCTCCAAAAAAATCTGCCCTTTTGTGCAAATTTTACaatttgaaaaatgacaaatatgttACTTTAATCATTGGTctgcttttttgtgtgttttaggtATAGGATATGCCATTTGCGTTATCGCTCTGTATGTTTCTTTCTACTACAACACCATCATCGCCTGGGCCCTCTTCTACTTCTACTCCTCCTTCTCCACCATCTTGCCATGGACAAACTGTGACAACGTGTGGAACACTGACAACTGCACCAATTATTTTGGAATGGATAACGTCACCTGGACGAATTCTTCACGATCTCCGGCAGAGGAATTTTACACGTAAGTGCATGTAAGTTTGACTAATAAGAAAAGGCATGTCAGGATTGAAAGTTGTTGAAGGGGTGCTGATGGCAGAATGTGTTCACCCCTACCAGGAGGAATGTCCTTGAGATCCACAAGTCGGCGGGTCTGGGAAATGTGGGAGGTGTTCGCTGGCAGCTGATGCTCTGCCTTTTTCTCATTTTCACCATTGTTTACTTTAGTCTGTGGAAGGGGGTGAAGACTTCTGGCAAGGTAACACCTTGTCACTGCTATTCTCCCCACCCCCTCCTTTTCTCACTTGTCTCCTTTCGCATCCAGGTTGTATGGGTGACCGCCACTCTGCCCTACATTGTCCTTTTCATCCTGTTGATCCGCGGTGCAACTTTGCCAGGTGCTTGGAGAGGAGTGGAATTTTACCTCAAACCCAATTGGGAGAAACTGCTGGAGACCAGTGTGAGTGGTCCTCTTCCCTGAAAAGTAAACATATCCAAAACAATTTAGACAAtcctaatcattttttttcactctgCATTATTTCATTACACTGATCGAGAATCTATGCTCTATATTACGCAGCATTCTAATAACTACTAATTTAAAACATTGACTATGCCTGTATTGAGAAAGCATCTGAACCATTTTGAATATGGAACAATTTTGCcgagacagaaaataattgtatAGAAATGTAATGTGTGATCCCTAGACGATAAAAGGTTTTCTGTGGCTCACCGAGGCGTTATGCTAAAACCTGTGTGCGCTTTGGTTGGAGGCGAATATGGATGAGACGAAATGAGATGCATAAATAAGCTACAGAGGAGCATAATAAGATGCATAATTGGTTTAGATTTTCTGCCCATTAACAAAGGCCTCCTTTTTCTCACTCACAACGCTGCCCTCATCTTTTTAACACGCTGCTCTTCAGATCTCCCTGCGAACAGCTGGGTGGCAACAAGGCAgccaaaaaaatgctttaattgCACAACACCACTTGGCGTCCACATCATTTGGTCTAATAACAATGATGATTTATTTGGGATTTCGCCTTGAATATAACGAGTTTGTCCCAGTTAGAATTGCATTTGCAGACTCATGGTTTCCCctctgcatttttttaaaaggtgTGGGTTGATGCTGCTGCTCAGATCTTCTTTTCCCTCGGTCCAGGCTTTGGAGTGCTACTGGCACTCTCCAGCTATAACCCTTTCACTAACAATTGCTATCGGTAAGAACGGACTCGGGTTGGACTATTCATATAATCCAAGACACTAATTGAATTTTATTACAAGAAATAAGCTTCACATTGAATTGTATGTTTTCTCTTGCGCTTCTTTAGTGATGCCATTGTGACCAGTTTGGTGAACTGTGTGACCAGTTTCGTGTCAGGGTTCGTCATTTTTACCGTGCTGGGTTACATGGCGGAGATGAGGAAAGTGAAAGTTGAGGATGTTGCCAGAGATAAAGGTGACCTCAAGACATTAGAAATGATCCAAATTCATACTGACCTCATAAAATGTTGGTTTGATCACAGGACCCAGTTTACTCTTCATCACGTACCCCGAGGCCATCGCCAACATGATGGGCTCCACTTTCTTCGCCATCATATTTTTTGTAATGATGATAACTCTGGGGCTGGACAGTACGGTACATCCTGACACCTGCCTTCACTACACAATCGAGTTAAATGACATAACAACATATGGAAGTGATGTTTCATGTAATCATCGGGTCCAATGGCAAATTAACTTTATATCCTGCAGATACGATATTACAGTTGGACAAATTGAAGTTTTAAAATGTACTTGCTGTGATAGATAGAGCAAATAATGTGACACCGTGAAGACAATTACTCTCTATTTGTTTCAGTTTGGTGGGCTGGAGGCGATCATCACAGCCGTGTTGGATGAATACCCCGATCAGTTCTCTCAAAGACGTGAactttttgttctttgtttggTGGTGGTCTGCTTTCTGGGCTCTCTGAGTACTCTTACAAacgtatgttgttgtttttttttttagatttttgatCATTTGTCTTAACGTGACTTAACATTGGCTGAATGGCAGGGCGGTGCCTATGTTGTGAAGCTGCTGGAGGAGTTTGGGGTTGGCTGTTCCATCATTGCTGTGGGGTTCCTTGAGGCCATTGCAGTTGCCTGGTTCTATGGTACACACAAGAGTGGTTGATTGCCTGAATGTTTTCCTGGGACAACAACAAAGAGCATCAACGCCAAGATATATCCATCTCTTGCTTTCAGGTATCAACAGATTCAGCAATGATATTGAAGCCATGCTAGGCAAAGCCCCGGGAATGTTTTGGAAGGTGTGCTGGGTTGCTATCAGTCCAGCCTTTCTGGCGGTAAGAAGTCTCTGTTTACTTGAGGACTATTTTGAATAAAAGCaattatactatatgttgtTATctctattaatattattttcccACGCATTATCTAGTCAGGGGCCACAAAGGGCTAACACTAGTAAAAGTTTGTGTTTAAAACACAATATTGGTGTGAATTGAATGTCATCTATATGGTCATGCCATGTCTCTCCTCTATTTTCAGTATATCATGGTGAGTTCGCTACTGAAAGCCCCACGACTCACATTGTTTGACTATCAGTACCCAGACTGGAGCATCACAGTTGGATACATCATTGGCTTTTCATCCCTAATGTGGATCCCCATTTACATGATTTACAAAATGGTGTGGACACCCGGATCTCTCAAACAGGTCTGTGAATCCGCAATgtcaattgagagaaaaaaaaaaaagacctgggTGGAAAACTAATGTTCTTAATGGAATGACTTTCCAACTGACAGAGGCTAGCAGTGTGTCTGAGACCGGAGAGGACCTTACCTGACATTCACACCGACAGCCTAAACATGGCCATCGTTCCATAGGAAAGAAGATACTATAGATGAAAAAAATACCTTTGTCTGTCTTGTATCGGAAGAGTTTTTTTTATCTGTGACATAATGACTGTTTACAGCTTATgtggtgaggtttttttttttttggtaacttATCAAGTTAATAAGGAATTACAAGGTACATTTtgataatattaaaaataaatatttgtttgtgtgcTCAAAGATATGTCTGGATCGATGGGACAATGTAAAGTTTTTGCAAGTTGGTGTTTCATAGCGTTATAGTCTCAAAGAGTCTGTACCTGGTATTGTTTTCACACTGACTGATaaagaaggaaggaaaataACAGCGTGCATTGCCTTGCATGGGGTATTGCGTCAAGTCAACCGCTGTTTACAAACTATGATAAAAGTTGGATGTGTGTTCAGCTAATTTTTTTAAGTCAATAACGTGTGATTTTATATAATTAACAAATGATGTATTTCTGGCAGCAGTTTGAAGAcagattgtgtttttttttttttttaattgtgactTTTACTCTGCGTAATTATTTGCAATACAACATCTTCACATGATGTGTAGGTTTCTATATCAGCTGCCAAACatttatgaatgaaaatgaaaacaaatgagaaaatgaGGCTTGACTGAGGGACaggacagaaccccccccccacaacgtTACAGTCTGTCAATAATCAAAAGATCAGGGCAATTTAGTGGAAACATAGTGATAAGATGGTTGCGCAACGAGATCGTTTTACACTTCTGTCTGATTCTTCACTTATCTTCAAATAGACTCTTTGGCCTTAATCTTCCTAAATATGTCAGTGGGTGTACATCATGGGTATTGGTTGTTTAGATATTGTGCCTCCCCAAACAGTGTTTTGACTTGATAAATGAAGAtgcctatttattttttttcaacattggtCAAATCTCATATCCTCGCGCTTTAACTTTCTCTTTTTATCCAGTGAGTAATGTGATGAGAAAAGTGATGATTGCTGTATGAATTACATTATTTCAGTAAATGTCTGATTTAATTTTAGTGTCCATTATTCTATAAATCATTTGAGTTGGCTGGTTTTCCACTGCTCTAACAGGAGGAGGGAAGTTTAACAATATGTGCTACCAAGCCAAAAACAATAAATTGCAATCATGATTTCATATTTATGACACGGTGAACTTAATTCCAATttaacaaacatgc
This genomic window contains:
- the slc6a4b gene encoding solute carrier family 6 member 4b; the encoded protein is MAGSLIHHGSPKPGYASNAVQMPIITQTDSRDKWSKKMDFLLSVVGFAVDLGNVWRFPYICYQNGGGAFLIPYILMAIFGGVPLFYMELALGQFHRTGAISIWKHICPIFKGIGYAICVIALYVSFYYNTIIAWALFYFYSSFSTILPWTNCDNVWNTDNCTNYFGMDNVTWTNSSRSPAEEFYTRNVLEIHKSAGLGNVGGVRWQLMLCLFLIFTIVYFSLWKGVKTSGKVVWVTATLPYIVLFILLIRGATLPGAWRGVEFYLKPNWEKLLETSVWVDAAAQIFFSLGPGFGVLLALSSYNPFTNNCYRDAIVTSLVNCVTSFVSGFVIFTVLGYMAEMRKVKVEDVARDKGPSLLFITYPEAIANMMGSTFFAIIFFVMMITLGLDSTFGGLEAIITAVLDEYPDQFSQRRELFVLCLVVVCFLGSLSTLTNGGAYVVKLLEEFGVGCSIIAVGFLEAIAVAWFYGINRFSNDIEAMLGKAPGMFWKVCWVAISPAFLAYIMVSSLLKAPRLTLFDYQYPDWSITVGYIIGFSSLMWIPIYMIYKMVWTPGSLKQRLAVCLRPERTLPDIHTDSLNMAIVP